The following are encoded together in the Kribbella voronezhensis genome:
- a CDS encoding GNAT family N-acetyltransferase: MQTLLIRDATELDAEACAEIYRPYVLETAITFEIEPPTAAEMAERIARYRETHAWLVLEDNGRVVGYAYGTPMKPRAAYRWSCEVSIYLELGRRRTGGGRALYEALFERLTERGYRTAVAGMTLPNDASVGLHAALGFEPIGTYRNIGWKLDAWHDVAWTQRPLATSPNPPAEPR, from the coding sequence ATGCAGACTTTGCTGATCAGGGATGCGACGGAACTGGACGCCGAAGCTTGTGCCGAGATCTACCGGCCGTATGTCCTCGAGACTGCCATCACCTTCGAGATCGAGCCGCCGACGGCGGCCGAGATGGCCGAGCGAATCGCCAGGTATCGCGAGACCCACGCCTGGCTGGTGCTGGAGGACAACGGCCGGGTCGTCGGGTATGCCTACGGAACTCCGATGAAGCCGCGCGCGGCGTACCGATGGTCCTGCGAGGTGAGCATCTACCTCGAACTCGGCCGGCGCCGGACCGGTGGCGGGCGGGCGTTGTACGAGGCGTTGTTCGAGCGGCTCACCGAACGCGGCTACCGGACCGCGGTCGCGGGGATGACGCTGCCGAACGACGCGAGCGTGGGACTGCACGCCGCGCTCGGCTTCGAGCCGATCGGCACCTACCGGAACATCGGCTGGAAACTCGACGCCTGGCACGACGTCGCCTGGACCCAACGCCCCCTGGCGACCTCACCCAACCCGCCGGCGGAACCGCGCTGA
- a CDS encoding M23 family metallopeptidase, translated as MAKHRLTRRNTVRGVQLVGLTAALAAAAGTTAVGISSTSNATTTTSSTSVNPSLESMTAARIERRQLASRDLSRFDLSLAAASKSSAAQLAAARAAKLSATETLTARRAIALRAAKEAAAAKAAALAKAAAAAKAAAAAKAAAAPKVVLPTTGYHLTARFGQGGGRWAHNHTGLDFAAPIGTPIVSVMAGEVIQADFEGAYGRQVKVRHADGTVTSYSHMSEFTVSVGDSVAAGDQVGAVGVTGNTTGPHVHFEVLPGGGDPIDPEPWLREHGLNP; from the coding sequence GTGGCGAAGCACCGCCTGACCCGGCGGAACACCGTGCGCGGTGTTCAGCTCGTCGGTCTGACCGCGGCGCTCGCCGCGGCCGCCGGCACCACTGCGGTCGGCATCAGCTCGACCTCGAACGCCACCACCACGACCAGCAGCACCAGCGTGAATCCCTCGCTGGAGTCGATGACCGCCGCCCGGATCGAGCGCCGGCAGCTCGCCTCGCGAGACCTGTCCCGCTTCGACCTCTCACTGGCGGCGGCCAGCAAGAGCTCAGCCGCCCAGCTCGCCGCGGCCCGGGCAGCCAAGCTCAGCGCGACAGAGACGCTGACCGCGCGCCGGGCGATCGCGCTCCGGGCAGCCAAGGAGGCGGCCGCTGCCAAGGCCGCCGCTCTGGCCAAGGCCGCTGCCGCCGCGAAGGCAGCCGCCGCAGCGAAGGCCGCGGCCGCGCCGAAGGTCGTCCTCCCGACCACCGGCTACCACCTGACCGCCCGCTTCGGCCAAGGCGGCGGGCGCTGGGCGCACAACCACACCGGCCTCGACTTCGCCGCGCCGATTGGTACGCCGATCGTCTCGGTGATGGCCGGCGAAGTGATCCAGGCCGACTTCGAGGGTGCCTACGGCCGGCAGGTGAAGGTTCGCCATGCCGACGGCACCGTCACGTCGTACAGCCACATGTCCGAGTTCACCGTGTCGGTCGGCGACAGCGTCGCGGCCGGCGACCAGGTCGGCGCGGTCGGCGTCACCGGCAACACGACCGGGCCGCACGTGCACTTCGAGGTCCTGCCCGGCGGCGGCGACCCGATCGACCCCGAGCCCTGGCTCCGCGAGCACGGCCTCAACCCGTAA
- the rpmG gene encoding 50S ribosomal protein L33 produces the protein MAKSTDVRPKITLACTVCKERNYITKKNRRNDPDRLELKKYCARCNDHTDHRETR, from the coding sequence GTGGCTAAGTCAACCGACGTCCGCCCCAAGATCACGCTGGCCTGCACGGTGTGCAAGGAGCGCAACTACATCACCAAGAAGAACCGGCGCAACGACCCGGACCGTCTTGAGCTGAAGAAGTACTGCGCCCGCTGCAACGACCACACCGACCACCGCGAAACCCGCTGA
- a CDS encoding FAS1-like dehydratase domain-containing protein, producing MTIDATMVGRSYTAAESYQVGREKIREFAEAIGDPNPAYRGDDAVAPPTFAFVLSAPALDLLLADPELGLRLDRIVHGAQKFNYVRPIRVGDEVAATATITTVRKAGDVEVIMYETVLTGRDGEQLATSTATVSHNRADS from the coding sequence ATGACGATCGACGCCACGATGGTCGGCCGGAGCTACACGGCCGCCGAGTCCTATCAGGTCGGCCGGGAGAAGATCCGCGAATTCGCCGAGGCGATCGGCGACCCCAACCCGGCGTACCGGGGTGACGACGCCGTCGCGCCGCCCACCTTCGCGTTCGTGCTCAGCGCGCCCGCGCTCGATCTGCTGCTGGCGGATCCGGAGCTCGGGCTGCGGCTGGACCGGATCGTGCACGGCGCGCAGAAGTTCAACTACGTCCGGCCGATCCGGGTCGGCGACGAGGTGGCCGCCACGGCGACCATCACCACCGTCCGCAAAGCAGGTGACGTCGAGGTGATCATGTACGAGACCGTCCTGACCGGTCGCGACGGCGAGCAGCTCGCCACCTCCACCGCGACCGTCTCGCACAACCGGGCGGACTCGTGA
- a CDS encoding MaoC family dehydratase: MSAVEVGTELPPLTVTVRRENLVRYAGASGDFNPIHWNDRMAVALGLPGVIAHGMLTMASAARVVTDWLSDPADLIEYGVRFTKPVVVPDDDKGATITFSAKVDKVADGRAEIDITAVCGDEKVLGRARAVVRVS; this comes from the coding sequence GTGAGCGCGGTCGAGGTCGGCACCGAGCTGCCGCCGCTGACGGTCACCGTCCGCCGCGAGAACCTCGTCCGGTACGCCGGTGCGAGTGGCGACTTCAACCCCATCCACTGGAACGACCGGATGGCCGTCGCGCTCGGCCTGCCCGGCGTGATCGCGCACGGGATGCTCACGATGGCCTCGGCCGCCCGCGTGGTGACCGACTGGCTGAGCGACCCGGCCGACCTGATCGAGTACGGCGTACGGTTCACCAAGCCGGTCGTCGTACCGGATGACGACAAGGGCGCCACGATCACCTTCTCGGCGAAGGTCGACAAGGTCGCCGACGGCCGGGCCGAGATCGACATCACCGCGGTCTGTGGCGACGAGAAGGTTCTCGGCCGGGCCAGGGCGGTAGTGCGCGTCTCGTGA
- a CDS encoding UDP-N-acetylmuramate dehydrogenase: MKTDVRLADLTTLRVGGPADRLIEATTEEELITAVRDADAAAEPVLLLSGGSNVVIADDGFRGTVIKVANRGIRVDADACSGAMIHVAAGEDWDEVVQRAIAEEWSGLESMSGIPGLAGSTPVQNVGAYGHEVAETIASVRVWDRVDNAVRTIFAADCGFSYRTSRFKAEPARYVVLEVAFQLPLGDLSAPIGYAELSRVLGVEQGQRAPMTDVREAVLGLRRSKGMVLDEADHDTWSAGSFFTNPMLEATADVPAGAPQWPQPDGRVKTSAAWLIEHAGVAKGFAIGGAAVSSKHTLALTNRGDATAKEILALAAHVRAEVHQAFGITLTNEPVLVNCSL; encoded by the coding sequence GTGAAGACTGATGTGCGTCTGGCCGACCTGACCACCCTGCGGGTCGGGGGGCCGGCTGATCGCCTGATCGAGGCGACCACCGAGGAAGAACTGATCACCGCCGTACGGGATGCGGACGCCGCTGCCGAGCCGGTGTTGCTGCTGTCCGGTGGCAGCAACGTGGTGATCGCCGACGACGGGTTCCGGGGCACCGTGATCAAGGTCGCCAACCGCGGGATCCGGGTCGACGCGGACGCCTGTTCGGGCGCGATGATCCACGTCGCCGCCGGCGAGGACTGGGACGAGGTCGTCCAGCGTGCGATCGCGGAGGAGTGGTCCGGGCTCGAGTCGATGTCGGGCATCCCCGGCCTGGCCGGTTCGACACCGGTGCAGAACGTCGGCGCGTACGGGCACGAGGTGGCCGAGACGATCGCGTCCGTCCGGGTCTGGGACCGGGTCGACAACGCGGTCCGGACGATCTTCGCGGCCGACTGCGGGTTCAGCTACCGCACTTCGCGATTCAAGGCCGAACCTGCGCGGTACGTCGTACTGGAGGTCGCCTTCCAGTTGCCACTCGGTGATCTGTCCGCGCCGATCGGATACGCCGAACTCTCCCGGGTTCTCGGCGTCGAGCAGGGTCAGCGGGCGCCGATGACCGACGTCCGCGAGGCCGTCCTCGGGTTGCGCCGGAGCAAGGGGATGGTGCTGGACGAGGCGGACCACGACACGTGGAGCGCCGGGTCGTTCTTCACCAACCCGATGCTCGAGGCGACCGCCGACGTACCGGCGGGTGCGCCACAATGGCCGCAGCCGGACGGCCGCGTGAAGACGAGCGCGGCCTGGCTGATCGAGCACGCCGGCGTGGCCAAGGGATTCGCGATCGGCGGAGCGGCGGTGTCGTCCAAGCACACCCTCGCCCTCACCAACCGCGGCGACGCGACAGCCAAGGAAATCCTCGCCCTGGCCGCCCACGTCCGCGCCGAAGTCCACCAGGCCTTCGGCATCACCCTCACCAACGAACCAGTCCTGGTGAACTGCTCCCTCTGA
- a CDS encoding cation diffusion facilitator family transporter, whose product MTHQRPQSHHQDAFHQGHAHDHGCRPGSEPSHEHGHGHGHGHGAKGWRQWIRHAIRPHSHDAADSIDSAIESSAAGIRAVKVSLVALAVTAILQLLVVTVSGSVALLADTVHNLSDAFTALPLWIAFVLGRRAATRRYTYGFGRAEDLAGLFVVLMIGLSALVAGWESIRRLIDPVTVHNVGWVAVAGVIGFAGNEAVAVYRIRVGRRIGSAALVADGLHARTDGLTSLAVVLGAAGVAAGFPLADPLIGLVITIAILAVLRTAGRDVFRRLMDAVDPATVDTAEGALAALPGVRSVRRVRMRWIGHELHADVDLVIDADDSTQAHCLAHDAEHELTHAVPRLRTAVVHAYPATHDHPADER is encoded by the coding sequence ATGACGCACCAGCGCCCGCAAAGCCATCATCAAGACGCCTTCCACCAGGGGCATGCACATGACCACGGATGTAGGCCAGGCAGCGAACCAAGCCACGAGCACGGGCACGGCCACGGACACGGACATGGGGCGAAGGGTTGGCGGCAGTGGATTCGTCACGCGATCCGGCCGCATTCTCACGACGCCGCGGACTCGATCGACAGCGCGATCGAATCCAGCGCCGCCGGGATCCGGGCTGTCAAAGTCAGCCTCGTAGCGCTCGCCGTGACCGCCATCCTGCAACTGCTGGTCGTGACGGTCTCGGGATCGGTCGCGCTCCTGGCCGACACCGTGCACAACCTGTCCGACGCCTTCACCGCTCTGCCGTTGTGGATCGCGTTCGTCCTCGGCCGCCGGGCCGCGACCCGCCGCTACACGTACGGCTTCGGCCGGGCCGAAGACTTGGCCGGGTTGTTCGTCGTTCTGATGATCGGGCTGTCAGCTCTCGTCGCCGGCTGGGAATCGATCCGCAGGCTCATCGATCCGGTGACGGTCCACAACGTCGGCTGGGTTGCCGTTGCCGGTGTGATCGGTTTCGCCGGCAACGAAGCGGTCGCCGTCTACCGCATCCGGGTGGGCCGCAGGATCGGCTCGGCTGCGCTCGTCGCCGACGGTCTGCACGCCCGCACCGACGGCCTCACCTCGCTGGCCGTCGTACTAGGCGCAGCCGGAGTCGCCGCCGGATTCCCCCTGGCCGACCCCCTGATCGGCCTCGTCATCACGATCGCCATCCTCGCCGTACTGCGTACCGCGGGCCGCGACGTCTTCCGTCGACTGATGGACGCCGTCGACCCAGCCACCGTCGACACCGCCGAAGGCGCGCTCGCTGCGCTCCCTGGAGTTCGCTCAGTACGCCGCGTCCGCATGCGCTGGATCGGTCACGAGTTGCACGCCGACGTCGACCTGGTCATCGATGCCGACGACAGCACCCAGGCGCATTGTCTGGCCCACGACGCCGAACACGAACTGACCCACGCCGTACCGCGTTTGCGAACGGCCGTGGTGCACGCTTATCCGGCAACCCACGATCACCCGGCAGACGAGCGCTGA
- a CDS encoding ArsR/SmtB family transcription factor, with product MDLAVEVFRMLADATRIQVLWALMGGELPVNELANQVGKPAPSVSQHLAKLRMARLVRTRREGTQVFYRLENDHVGRLVADAIYNVEHAGPGIPAHHLGDEELAQLHPGRDLSTPDEQAAR from the coding sequence GTGGATCTGGCGGTCGAGGTCTTCCGGATGCTGGCCGATGCGACCCGGATTCAGGTGTTGTGGGCGTTGATGGGCGGCGAACTGCCGGTCAACGAGCTCGCAAACCAGGTCGGGAAACCGGCGCCGTCGGTGTCACAGCATCTCGCCAAGCTCCGGATGGCGCGGCTGGTGCGAACCCGGCGAGAAGGCACGCAGGTCTTCTACCGGCTGGAGAACGATCACGTCGGCCGGCTCGTCGCGGACGCGATCTACAACGTCGAGCACGCCGGACCCGGCATCCCGGCTCACCACCTCGGCGACGAGGAACTGGCCCAACTGCACCCGGGCCGCGACCTCAGCACACCCGACGAACAGGCAGCCCGATGA
- a CDS encoding 2'-5' RNA ligase family protein, with protein sequence MTDEVRDHWYWRPGWRVGRSFYTWHLTFAESASVVGLANSYADVLARMPEVTPVPKQWLHLTMQGVGFTDRVPDADLDEIVLAAESRLARRSPFQVTVGPAVVDPETVQLPVTPVAPLQDLRNRIRAAIGDVWGLDAIPELPQLNPHISLGYWNTPAPAAPLRALLAQAPSATATTTISAISLITLHRDHQLYEWTTRKTLPLT encoded by the coding sequence ATGACCGATGAGGTCCGCGACCACTGGTACTGGCGACCCGGCTGGCGGGTCGGCCGATCCTTCTACACCTGGCATCTCACCTTCGCCGAGTCCGCGTCGGTGGTTGGCCTGGCCAACTCGTACGCCGACGTGCTGGCCCGGATGCCCGAGGTCACCCCGGTCCCGAAGCAGTGGCTGCACCTGACCATGCAGGGCGTCGGATTCACCGACCGGGTCCCGGACGCCGACCTGGACGAGATCGTCCTGGCGGCCGAATCACGGCTGGCCCGCCGATCCCCGTTCCAGGTGACGGTCGGCCCAGCCGTCGTCGACCCCGAAACGGTCCAACTCCCGGTCACCCCCGTCGCTCCCCTGCAAGACCTCCGCAACCGCATCCGAGCCGCCATCGGCGACGTCTGGGGCCTCGACGCGATCCCCGAGCTCCCCCAACTCAACCCCCACATCTCCCTCGGCTACTGGAACACCCCAGCCCCCGCCGCACCCCTCCGAGCCCTCCTCGCCCAAGCCCCGTCAGCCACCGCAACCACCACCATCTCGGCCATCTCCCTCATAACCCTCCACCGAGACCACCAATTGTACGAATGGACCACCCGCAAGACCCTCCCCCTCACCTGA